The segment TCAATGTCCGGTCAAATGACCAACTCGATGCGTTGGTGGAACGGGCTCAGGGCGTGGTCAACGGAGTGGCCGCGCAAGACCTCCGCGACAGCGGGGTACTGCGGCAACAGATCGCCTCCCAACTGACCAGCGTGCAGTCCTCGCTCGACGGATTGCTAGTCGATCGCCCACGTCGCAACATCCTCCGCCGACCTCGGTAAAGGAGACCAGTATGGAACTGCTCATTGAAACAACCGGTCAGGTGCGTTGCGTCTACGCCGAATCCGTCGATCTCCATGAACTGGGTGCCGTGTCGATTCGGCGCGGTTCTCATGTGGAACCCACTGATGACGGTCATTGGACGGCGGACATGGCCCCGGTGGACGGGCCGCTGCTTGGTCCGTTTGCAACACGATCCGCGGCGCTGGATGCCGAAGTCGCCTGGCTTCGTTGCCATTGGCTTACGCCAGCCAAGTAACCAACAACTGATTCTCTGCCTCGCAGATCGCGGGGCGGCTGTTTTCATACGGCCGCCCTGCGTTGGGTGGTCGTTATCTCTTTCCTTTGGAGCGAATGATGACCCAAACTGACATTGATCATGCCGTCGCCTATGCGACCGGCGAAGAACTCTCTGAAATCAAGCGGCGGGGGTTCTCCATCGCCGATCCAACCGAGGTGGACTTCGATCCCGAACCTGACAATCTCTCCGGCCAGGTGGTCGACTGGGACGATGACCGATTCTCCTGCCCGTATCCGACCGTGATTCGTCTCGATGCGTTTCTGCAACGGCGGTCTGCTTGATGCGGAACTCCCGCAAATCCAATGACACCCGGCCGGGATACCACGGCGACCCGATCTACCGGAACGCCATCCACCGGTATCTCGGCTGGCTCGGAGTGGCTTGCATCATTGCCTGCCTTCACGCTGGTCCGGTCGTGCTACTCGTCTGGCTCGCGGCAGCGTACGTGCTGACGCGAGACGGCAGCGGGGGCGGCCGGAATCAGGCAAAACGAAACTGTCAAAGTAAGCGAAGGAGACGCTGTTGATCACATTTTCCAGAAGACACGTCCGGTCAGTCCGAACGATGATGAGCCAAGCCCTGGACATCACATCTCGGAAAAGCCCGGCACCCATCGGTTTTCAGGCCACCAACGATGGCATCACACTCACGGCAAGGAACGAGACCATCGCCATTCGGCACATCATCCCCGGCACAGGGGCGTCCGGGGCATTTGTAATCCCCTTAGCAGCCCTGGCCGATTGCGAAGGGCGCGGGGATGAAGTCGTTACGTTTCGGCGCGAAGACGACGTAGTCATTGCGGAGTGGCGAGACGGGGGCATCCCGCAAACTGCTCGGCACGACGTACTTGAAGTGCCTGAAATGCCCGCCGTGGTCGAATCTACCGTCGTGTGTGACCCGGCGCTCATGCGGGCGTTGGCCGACGCGGTGGACACCGCTGATCGCGAACCGACGCGGTATGCGATCAACTGCATCCAGCTTCGTGCGAACGGTCAAATCCTCGCGACGGATGGCCGGCAAGCCTACGTCCACGATGGTTTCGACTTTCCCTGGAATGAGGACCTGCTTGTTCCCGCCTCGCGGGTGTTGACACGAAAGGAACTTGCCGTCGTACCCGAACTTGCCATCGGTGCGTCTGACGATTGGGTTCAGGTGCGAGCGGGCGAGTGGGAACTCTGGTTGAAGATCAACAAAGACGCCCGGTTTCCACGCGTTGACGAGCATGTTCCCGATCCCAATGCCGCGACAACAACACTGCAACTCGCCGATGAGGATGCCCAGTTTCTGATCAAAGCGATGTCGCGGTTGCCGGGTGGAGCTTGGTCCTTGGCGGTGCGATCCACAGTGCCGCCGAGTTTCATTTCAACCAGCTGATGGCCGGCAACCCGATTCCCGACCACGACACCCTGCTGGCCGTGTTTTGGGACGAGTGGCGGGATCGTAACGAGGAAGCTGAGATTCGTTTCGGCAAGAGCGAAGACGTGAACTCGGTGGCCAAGCTAGCGGATCGTATCCTGACCGAGTTTCGCCAAAGCGACCTCGCGGTCCCGCACGGGAAAATCCTCGGGGTGGAAGAACAACTCCGTGGGGAACTGATTCCGGGAGTGCCTGACCTTTTAGCGCGAATCGACTTGATCGTCGAGGCTGAAGATCACGTGACGATCACCGATCTCAAGACTTCTCGCTCGCGCTGGAGCAACGATCAGGCGGAAGACAGCGGCGAGCAGTTGTTGCTTTACTCTGAACTTGTTCGCTGGCTGGTGCCGGGCAAGGAAGTGCGGTTGGAGTTCGCCGTCATCACGAAAGCTGAGAAACCCGTCGCGGAACGACATCCAGTGACCTACGATCCCGAAAGAATCGACCGAACCAAGCGAATCGTCGAGCGTGTGTGGCGTTCGATTCAGGCCGACCATTTCTATCCCTCGCCATCGCCGATCGCCTGTGGTGGCTGTCCCTTTCGTCAGCCTTGCCGAGAGTGGAAGGGCTAAACAACGAAACGCAAAAACTGAAAGGAGGCTGTATGGAGTTGCTCTTTGGAATCGGAATGCTTGTCGCTGCCGGCTACGTCGGCTTTCAAACGGGCGTCTGTTACACGATCGACCAACATAATCGACATCGCCGAAACCGTCGCCGACACTAATCATCTGTGAGTGTCCCGTCTGCCCGGCCCATCGCGGCCGGGCGGGCGGGGCTTTTTCTTTAGCATTTGACGTTCTGCGACTTTCGTCTCCAGGGACCACATCCTTGGGTTTCTAAGTACCGACTGGGCTCGGATTGACCGAGTTGGACGACTAGAAGTTGCATGATGAGAAATGAAGTGCGACAGTGTCAACATAGTTGCCGAGGAATACAGGCTCGGGGCGAGAGTGTTTCAGGTCAGGGTTTTGGACGTTGGAATCTGAGGCGTTGCGGCCAGGTCCAAGCGACTTGACCCTGCATTGTCACCCTCAGCTCAAGGGTGCCGATAACCCTAGAAGGTTTCACAAACGCTTGGCAGGGTAATAGAACGGGATCTGATGTCAGGGTTCGAGAGACCTTACGACGAGAGCAATTGCCAGCAACTCTCGCGTCGGGACGCTTATTTGGTTACCAGTGACGTGGCGCGCCCCAGTTATTAGCGCCGAGAGCCAAAATGCGTGGAAGGTCTGAAATTACCGCATTTTCCTAAGCCTCGTACTGACAGGTGGTTGCGATACCTGTCGTTGTTCTCGGCTCAAGCGTGATTCTGATTGCGTGTACATCCGTGTGTTCTGAGGACGGAAATTACGATTAGATTTTGGCTGATAATCGGCTTTTCGGTATCTGCCTCACGCATCACAACATTGTTTTCGCTTCCGTTGGCCATGGTCAGTTTGATGTTAGAACGCGCCCAGTTAGGGTATCCCTAAGTGGGTGGTGGCCCCGGTCTGTGAAATCGGCTTGATTATTCGGATGTAACTTCCCGTCCGCGTCGCAAAGTCAACGACGGCTGGATTCCGAGGTTCAACTTCAACTTTACGTATACACGATACGCAACATGGTTACCGACAGAAGTAAGATGATGGGCATCTCGAAGCGTGAACA is part of the Blastopirellula sediminis genome and harbors:
- a CDS encoding RecB family exonuclease, giving the protein MAGNPIPDHDTLLAVFWDEWRDRNEEAEIRFGKSEDVNSVAKLADRILTEFRQSDLAVPHGKILGVEEQLRGELIPGVPDLLARIDLIVEAEDHVTITDLKTSRSRWSNDQAEDSGEQLLLYSELVRWLVPGKEVRLEFAVITKAEKPVAERHPVTYDPERIDRTKRIVERVWRSIQADHFYPSPSPIACGGCPFRQPCREWKG